The following nucleotide sequence is from Zingiber officinale cultivar Zhangliang chromosome 10A, Zo_v1.1, whole genome shotgun sequence.
AGGAAGTCATTTGCACGAGATGAGATTATAGGCACAATATATCACTAAAAATGCAAACTTCATCTAGAACGAAAATTAAGCTTCTATGTTCGTAATACAATGGCATTCTGAGGCTTGGGAATGCCTTGCAATTAGGAAAAAAATTGAGCGTACAGGGAATAATTTATACAGGTGGATAAATTGGAAGCATGAATAAACCgatatattttatatattgcGCATATAGAAGATATTGACTCAACACACAAAAGTTGTGTAACTTTTGTGGCCCTTGGACAAAGAAATATGATTAATCAACCATTGATCATTTGTTCATGGGCTAAAATTTTAGCACATATATAAAGTTGCAGTATTACAGATATGAGGAAAATACAAGGATTTATCTATCTTGAGAGGGTCCCAAGTTAACAAACAAATGTTGCAGGAATGAAGTTCACATCCTAACACTACAAGGCTACTGAGAAATAAAGGATGCCAGCAAACATCCTAACACTACAAGGCTACTGAGAAATAAAGGATGCCAGCAAATATAGAGAAAACGTACACTGTGCAAGTACTATTTAGCTTTCCATATGTTTTTTTCAACAGAACCAAAATAGATCCAAGAATCGAGACCAAAACATTGTGATGTTCCCCCGTGAAATTGTCTTGATAAAAAATGCAAAGTGCGAGTAATCAAATTCTCTATATATCAGATTGGTACAGAAACAATACTGTTATgttaaaattcaaataaaatgaattattaaaattaattggaCTATGTAATTCTATTAAcacaaaatagaaaaaaaaaaggttatAAGACACATTTAAAGGATATTGTTGGTCgtgattttttaaagaaatattcGTCAATTCTACGCTTCAGGAATGAGCTTTATGTAGGAAAACAAGAATGGGGGATGCCCTTCGTCAGCTCAGAAACAGGGAGCTAGTGCACTTCAAAAAGAGGGATGCAGTATGACAATATGATTGTCAAAACCATGGACAAAAAATGTAAATGATAAAGAAATGAAGATTGTATTTTAAACTTTGCGTATGTAACAGAAAGAACCTGTCACACCACGTTTTGTTTTCTAAATACAAAAGGAAATCCATTACAAACAGGAAGAACCTGTTCATACCACATGTTCTGTTTTCTAAATACAAAAGGAAATTAATTAGTGGCATTTTGGAAGCACAAAAAAGCACCTCCTCAAAGATTCATAGATTAGAAGGTTTCAAAAATTCACAGCAAAATCATATAGGAAACAGCATTTGGCATCACAccacaaaggaaaaaaaaactcacCAAAGTTATTAGAGTCAAGTGGTTCTTTCCTATATAACTAAAGGCAATAAGCAAAAAAGACGGAGCTAGTGGAATTTGAAGTATCTTTAATACCAATGTGCAAGATTTTCATTGCAGTAATTTCTCAGCTTAACTAATTTTGTACTAGCCCTAGGTATCCAACAAGGAAATACTTTATCTTATGAGAAACgtgatgataaaataaaataaaatctgatACATAATATTGTTAACAATAATCATAAGTGTGCCGTAGCAACTAGTAACTAAGGAACCCAGATGTCACGATTCACATGAAAAGATAGgaccaaaataatttttttaactgaGATCAAACCAAGGGAAGGTGGGTAATTTGAAAGAAGCAAACAAAATGACCACTCACCACCTATATCTCATGCAGCAACCATTGAACGGGATAGACTCGGGTACTTCATCACTCGAGATGGAACCATCCGGCCGCCGCAAGAGGACATAGGGTGTGATCTCGCATCCTACGACGGGGATTTCGGACGGAAGATGAACCCGGAGAACGGTCAGCATACTTCCGCAGCGTCCAATTCCTCCCTCCCAATACAAACCCCCAATCTCAAAACTTCGTCAGAGACCTTCAAACACGATCTCACGGACTCAATGCTGATTCCAGACAGGCGGCGGCAGATGCGGCGCGGATCCGCCATCATCTGACCCTAGCTTCCGCCAGGGTTGACCACCTGAAATCCACGAACTATCGATCAGTACGCTGCTCAAGTGCGCGAAACACTACAAAAATAGAGCCACGCTTGGATGAATCACGAAACAAATCAATTCGTCGAGAGAAGGCATACCTACGGATCAATGATCGATCAGTCTTCGGTTGAAATTTCTTGAGCTAAGGAAGTGCAACGATTGAAATCGAGGCGACGGAGAGGAGTTGGGATTAGGGTTCGGGAAGAGAAGGGGAAGACGAGGCAGTCCGCGGCGCTACGGGCTCGAGGAGCATTTGAGTAATTTAACGAATTACTAATTTCCGAGACTTAAAGAGCATCCCAAACATCAACCCGTCCATCGACCAGCCATTTCGTCTGCTGAACAGGTGGGGTCGTCCTAGATCTCCTGTGATAATTGGTCGCCAACGGGTCGAGTTTCTGTACTTGCATCAGATACGTTATTCGGTGAAAATAATACTGGGAAAGTCTTGTTCAGTTAGAATAAGTGATTGGTGAAGATAATTTCactatatttttttcaatatttttaaggaTAAATTTATCTGCAGTTTCTATtggtaaatataattttataaatatttcttattgaaaaaaaattttattttcactatctagtctaatatacttatctaattgcccatgatattttaagtataaaaaatctaaaaatgaatataaatcctcttaaattcagtacattaaactataatctaatatattttctatcaaattagatgtaaaatatactagattttttttaaatgatactcaattggatggaaaatatactatattttatttaaatgatactgaattggatgaaaaatatattagatttttttcaaatggtactgaatttaggagaattatattaaataggaaaaacctcgtactcaatttaatagaaaatatagttTAAAATGCtaaatttaatagaaattatactcatttttagactatttatacctaaaaaaatatgaaggacaattttaatagaaaataaactcgaatatactagattttctttaaatgatactcaattgaatagaaaatatactatatattttttttaaaatgatacttaattggatagaaaatatactagaatttttttttcattgtgaaaatatactcgattctaatgtaaaatgctaaatttaaaaggaattatattcattttttgaccttttgtacctaaaaaatttgaggATAATTAGGTcataatatttgcatgagggaattgaagcaaataaaattttgcatggagagagtggaaacaaagttttttatgaGTGAGGATTACATGCAAAATTCAAATTATGATTGAAGATTTTTTTCTACTTTAccgtttttttaattatttttttaaaacaactaTCCTTCATTTTAAGGAAATCTTACTAACGCAACTTTAAGAAAAATCTTGGACGCAATTAGTTCGTGGTTAAACTTTAATTATGAATCTGACCTAACATTAATTATTGGGCAAAGTTCTTTCAATCATGCGAGAAAGAAAgaaagcagcagcagcagcagtagAATTGCCAGAGGTGGTGGGACGATTTAAAATTGAAAGCGAAAGgagaataataattaaatttgttGAGTGCAATTTTATTTAATCTAATATTTGTTTCAGCTTTTAGGAGGCGCATTTGACAGTTAAACCGTCGCGACACAGTCgagattcttttaaaatttacacGATCTGCTGGCCCATCGGATCGTGCTCTGTCCACATCAATCTCCAATTCAACTATACAAAATGAAATCAATTTAAACATATTTATGTGCAGCATTATTATGTATAAAGAAAATTAGCATCAGGCTTTTTCTCACAATCAATCCGCATCACAAATTGTTGATTATTTCACAATGAAAAGGTAGTCTCTGCTACCCTGCAACTAACCTGTATAGACTCCAGACCGATGAAGAAAACAAGCTAAGCCTTCTACTTATTTGAATATTTTGCCAGTATGTACAGTGTTTATTAGAGCTGCCATCGCGTCTCAAATGGAGGTCTGTGACTCTGATCTGTTCTGTACATGGAAAAGgggggaagaaagaaaaaggagagcaAAAAAAACTTCACCTTTCTATGCCTTTTTCATCAACAGATGACAGATAGATCGATTAGGAAGCAGCGCTTCCGCTCTTCAACCGCAGCCGAGGCGAGTGCGATTCGACGAGAATCGACCAGAGAATGTGCACGTCCTCGCATTGGCATGACTGCACGTCCTCGTACAAGACGTAGAGCCCCCTCTCTGACAAGAAAAGCCCATGTTAATTGCGCGCCGAGGGAAGAAACCGTAACTGCACGCACCGAGAATAGTACTCTTTCTGTGCGCAGAGTGGAGGCGAAGCCAGAGCTTCTTGAGGGGAGAGAAGAGCGTGCGAAGCCAGCGAGCCATCGGATCTAGCTAAGGAGTCGAAGGGAGGAGCTTCCTGCGCTATTTCATTGTCTGTGAGACGATGAATTGAGGCTGGAGAGGTGAGAAATAGGCGTTGGTTTGCCTTTGGCAGGGAGTATGTCTCTTTCAGCATTCCTCACGCTCTCTCTTCAAGTGTTTTGAATGACATTTTGGCTCGGTGCAGAGTCACCGTCcacctccctctctctctctctctctctctctctctctctcacgctTCAAGGAAAGGTCCTAGTCTTTTGGTTGCTTGGGTTGGTTGCTTGGTTGGTCAGTCCGTCATTTTGGGTCATTTAATAAATTGGACCGGGCAGGCTGAGCCAACCGGATAAATCGGAATGCTTAGACCGATGGGCCAATTTAATTAGGaggataaatttataattttatcttaatatttaattattattattgaatTCATTAACACAAATTACTAGCAATCTCGTCCTAATCATTACCAAATGGCCACCTCCATGAGCCCCTGCTCGGTGGCGCATCCCCTGAACATCCCCACCGTATTGAACCCGAAGGCCACCTCGCCGTCGCCGGACACGGCGATGAGTCCCGCCTTGCCTTCGTCCAGCCTCTCTTTGATCGCCCAGTCCACCGCCTCCTGCAGCCGCATCCCCTTGTACTCCATCACCGCCGCCACGTCACGCGCCAAGGTGCTGCGGATGATCGCCTCCCCCTCCCCCGTGCACGACACCGCGCACGCCCCGCACGCGTACGTCCCTGCTCCGATCAACGGCGAGTCGCCGATCCGCCCGCACATCTTGTTCATCAGACCCCCGGTGGATGTCGCCGACGCGCAGTGCCCGTTCGCGTCGACCACCGCGCATCCCACGGTCTCCGGCGCATAGATGCTGATGGGGAGCCCATTCATCTGCATGGCGCCGGCGCCGGCGCTGCAAGTCTCCGGAATCGGCACTCTGTAATCGTACTGCGATCCGCGCCGATCGAGAACAACCACTCCGTTAATAAATCTCCATAGAAATCCTAAACAATGAATCATGAAAATCAATACGAACCAGGATGCTGTTGGCCTCCTTTGCAAGCTTCAGCATGCTCACGTTCTCGTCTGTGACAAAATAGCTATTGTCCACCACTTCGACGCCCTGCGATGAGAAAGAGATTTGGGCCCGAATTAGGACCACTCGAAGGCGACAATAAATATAGGACCGTACGTTATGCCTGGCTACAAAACCCCGTTACGAAAGAGACAAAGCACAACAGTTGGATCGCACGGCAGTGAGTCATACACGTTGCCGATGCTCTGCTCTCAAGTTTTGACACCTCTGCAAATTGCAAGCTTTCCGGTGCAACGatcgagaaaaaaaaaacaaaaaaaccacTTTTGCAAGTAAATTTCAGGTGAATTTTATAGTCTTAATTATCCACGGTGTGATTGTAATATTATGGACGACAAATTGGGTGTAGGGTTCGACTCAAAATTACTGAATGAAAcaggggaggaggaggagagagagGAGAACCTGTTGACGCGCGAACTCCTCTGCGCCGTCGAAGGCGAGATAGGAGTGGGGCGAGCGGTCCATGACGAGGCGAGCGAGCGAGACGGGGTTCTTGACGGTCGTGAGGCCAGAGACGGCGCCGCACCGGCGGCCGCGGCCGTCCATGATGCTGGCTTCCATCTCGACCGTCCCGTCCCGCGTCAACGCCGACCCGCGGCCGGAGTTGAACACCGGGTCCGTCTCCAGATCCCGCACCACCATCTCCACCACGTCGACGGCGGCGCGGCCGGCGCGGAGCGCCGACGCGCCCAGGGCCAGGCAGCGGGAAAGC
It contains:
- the LOC122027969 gene encoding probable isoaspartyl peptidase/L-asparaginase 2, which encodes MVGWAIAVHGGAGVDPSLPAERQEAARRVLSRCLALGASALRAGRAAVDVVEMVVRDLETDPVFNSGRGSALTRDGTVEMEASIMDGRGRRCGAVSGLTTVKNPVSLARLVMDRSPHSYLAFDGAEEFARQQGVEVVDNSYFVTDENVSMLKLAKEANSILYDYRVPIPETCSAGAGAMQMNGLPISIYAPETVGCAVVDANGHCASATSTGGLMNKMCGRIGDSPLIGAGTYACGACAVSCTGEGEAIIRSTLARDVAAVMEYKGMRLQEAVDWAIKERLDEGKAGLIAVSGDGEVAFGFNTVGMFRGCATEQGLMEVAIW